The DNA sequence GGCGAGATCACGAAGACCGCACGGTTTTCGGTGAAAATCGGCATCCTCATCTGCTTTATTGCGGGTCTGTGTTCATCGGCGATCAACATCGGCTTTTCGCTGAGCGGATCGGTTGTCGAAGCGGCGCGCTCGCTCGGCGCATCCGGGTACTGGGCGGGCAACGCCATCTGGGTGCTTCTCTTCACCTCGGGCGGGATTCTCAACATCTTCTACTGCGCCTACCTCATGGGCGTCAACAAAACCGCGAGCCTGTACCGTGTGAAGGGTTCGGCGCGGTATTTCCTCTATCTCATTCTCATGTCGCTCATGTGGATCGGGAGCTTCATCCTGTACGGCGTCGGGGCAATGATGATGGGAAACTGGGGTACGGTCATCGGGTGGTCGGTGTACATGGTGCTGTCAATCGGGATCGCCAATATCTGGGGCATCATGCAGGGCGAATGGAGCGGCGCTTCGGGCAAAACGAAGCGGATCATGGTTTCGGCGCTCGCGCTTCTCTTCGCTGCCATTGTAATTTTTGCATTCAGCGGAACCATGTAAGGAAACGGATTTCCCGCAAAGAAACCAAAACGCACAGGATGAAGACAAACAAAAAAAGGGGAATAATCCCTCCGTGTCTTTGTACCTTTGTGGCTCAATTATTTTTTTTCTCCTGCTCCGGAATAAAAAAAACCGCCTGCACGGTTGCAGACGGTTTTTTTCAGTTTAATGTTTACCATTCCCCGATCATTCGAGGTGTTCGAGGTATTTCCCCGAGGCCATGGCGGCAACAGCACCGTCGCTTGCAGCAGTCACAATCTGCCTGAGCGGTGTGACCCGGACATCGCCGGCGGCGAAAATCCCCGGCACCGAGGTCTGGAGATTGAAATCGACCCTGATGAATCCGCCCTCGTCGAGATCGAGCAGTCCCCTGAACATCTCGGTGTTGGGCAGGAGACCGATATAGAGGAAGACTCCCGCAGCGGGAAGCGTTGATTCCACGCCTGTTTTGACATTCCTGAGGGAAAGGCTTTCTACCGACTGAGCGCCGTTTATGGATGTGACGACCGTATCGGTATGGAATACCACTTTAGGGTGCTCGCGGGCTTTCATTACGTATGTGGGTATCGCGCGGAATTTGTCGCGGCGGTGAATGATATGCACCTTCGATGCGAACCGTGTCAGATACAGTCCCTCGTCAAGAGCGGAGTCGCCGCCGCCGATCACGGCGACTTCCATGTCACGGTAGAAAGCGCCGTCGCAGGTCGCGCAGGTTGAAACGCCCTTTCCGAACAGCTCCCGCTCGCCGGGAACATTGAGCTTGCGGGGACGGACTCCGGTGCAGACGATGATGGTTCTCGTATTGAGCTCGCATACGGTGGTCCCGATACAGAAATAATCGTCCTTACTGTTGATGAACTTCACTTCCGCAGTCTTTACTTCGAGACCGAAATTCACCGCCTGCTTACGCATGTTTTCCATGAGATCGAAGCCGGATACGCCATCCGGAAAGCCGGGAAAGTTCTCGACGAACGCGGTGAGTGCTGTCTGGCCGCCGGGAACGAATTTTTCGAGAAGGATCGACTTCATGTTGGCGCGGCTCGTGTAGATTCCCGCGGTCAGCCCGGCGGCTCCTGCGCCGATGATTACCGTATCGAACATCGTTTCCATGCACGGGCCTCCTACAGGAGCGCATCGAGGTGAGATGCAAGCTGGTTTTTGGGAAGAGCGCCGACAACCTGGTTCTTTATCTCGCCGCCCTTGAAAAACAGGAGCGTGGGAATACTGCGGATCCCATACTGCTGGGCAAGCTGCTGGTTTTTGTCGACATCGACCTTGCAGACAACCGCGCGACCCTCGTACTCTCCGGCGATCTCTTCGAGAAACGGCGCGATGAGCTTGCAGGGCGGGCACCAGACAGCCCAGAAGTCGACGATTACCGGAAGAGGATTTTTCAGGACTGTTTGATCGAATATGTCGGCGGTCACTTCCATCGGTTTTGCCATGATGCACAACTCCTTTACATCTATAGGTTTTCCCGACCTATTCACAAAAATTTGATGGAACGCGGATTTTCGCGGATTGGACGGATTTTCGCGGATTTGTTTTTTAACTTTTATGGATATGAAAGATTAATAATTACTAAAGATAGTATAAATAATATATTATGTTTATTTGTGTCTTTGTGATAAATATTCTTATGAATCCGAGTTATGTTGAAATAACTCATGAATGTATTTTTTTAAGTTATTATCGTTTTTTCCGCTTTCGGCATCACGAACGGTATCATGAGCTCCATGAGCAGACGGTTGTCGATGCCGGATTTTTTGAGGAGCGATTCCGTTCTGCCAAGAACGCTGAGAGCACGCCGCACCTCGCGCTGCCCGAAATTGCGCGCCTGGGCATCCATTTTGTTGAGTTTCCAGAGAAACGGGCTGTCGGTCACCGTTTTCATGGCTTCGTTCGTTGGGGCGCCGCTGCGGACAAGACCATTGAAGAGCGCGATTTTCATGATGTGCGACATAAGCGCTCCGAGATAAAAGGTCTCCCTGTTCTTTTCGGTTTCCATGAGACTCGTGAGGATACGGAGCGTCTCGCTGAAATCGCCGAGTCCCACCGCATTTGACAGCGTATACACCGTATGGCGCTTTAACTCCCCGACAACGAGTTCGACCGCACCTCCGTTTATCATTACGCTTTCCCCGGCGGCGATAGTTATCTTTTCGATTTCGCCGTCAAGCTCACGGAGCCCGTCGCCGACATTGTTGACAATAAGCGCGATTGCATCATCCGTCACCTTTCTGCCGCGCCGGGTGAACCGCTGCCTGATCCATGAGGGGAGCTGATTCTCGTATATCCGCTTGAATGATTCACCCAGGAAAAAGTCCTTCGGCGGTTTCGGGGAAAGCGATGCCTTTTCGCCCTCGACGATTACAAGGGTTGTTTCCGGGGTGTTTTTTATGATCTCGCACGCTTTCTTCTGGATCTCTTTATGAAGCTGATCGAAATCCCTGACAACGACAACCCGCCGCTCAGCCATCATGGGAAAGGTTTGAATGAGAGCCGATAATCCTTCAACGGTGATTTTTCCCGGATCAGATCTGTTATTGGTAAACTGATCAGGATAAACCGTATCGAGATTGAAATCACGGGTAGCCGGGTCAACGGTGGCTTCGAGTATTTCGGACAGGCGCTCGGAGCGCTGGAATTCCTCTCCCGAAAGGAGAATCACCCGTATTTGTGCGAAATTATCAAGCTTCATTTGTCGTCGATTTCCTCGAAATCAGCATCTTCAATCGTGCCGGAATGCACGACAGAGGGGTCGCTGTTATGGGTTGAATTCCCATCATCGCCGGCGGATTGGGATGTCCTTTCGGAAGAAGAAGGCTTGTTAAGCCATTTGAACAGTGCGGTCAGAAGCCACCAGATAAGCAGTATACGAATTATAAAACCAAGCACTTTCGCTCCTCCTTTTTGTTGGAGCATCATAACTATTCCATAAAAACCACTTTAATAAAATAACCATTTCCGCCTGAGAAAAAAATGGTTTTCCGGGGAAACCGGAAATTGTTTGTGAACGTGTAAGATATGGAACTGTAAAAAGGTTCGCCGAATATGAAATTCCTTGCACTACCGGCAGTTAAAATCTATATTAAGTAATTCAAATCCATATGGCTGTTAACTTTGATCATTCTTTATACGGAGGATGCGTGTGACCGCAGGAACTATCAATAAAATCATAGCGGCGTGCCTTTTGATAATCATGCTCGGGGTATATATTATGACCGTGGCGCCGACACTCTCGTTCTGGGACTGCGGCGAGTTCATCACCTGCTCGTTTATCATGGGAATACCCCATCCGCCCGGATCACCGCTCCTTTCGCTCATCGGCCGTGTATTTTCACTTATACCTTTCTATGATTTCCGTGGGGAGGGTCTTGAAGAAATCGCATTCCGCGTCAACATGATCGATGTCATTCTCGGTGCGCTGACTGTCATGCTCACCTATCTCATCATGGTGCGCCTCATTCATAAATTCAGGCCGCCTAACGGCAGGAGGCTCGATGATGCGGTTACCATGTTCACCGCCGTGATAACTGCCTTTCTCGTTGCATTTTCCGATGAGTTCTGGAGCAATGCCATCGAAACGGAAACATACATGCCGAGCCTTTTCATGTCCATGCTCGCCGTATGGCTTACCCTGCGGTGGGATGAACGGAAAGAAGACCCGAAGGCTGTCCGGTACCTGTTTCTGGCTTCGTATCTCATCGGCATCGGTAACGGGGTTCACCTGACCGTTCTCCTGATTGCGCCAACGGTATTTCTCCTCGTGCTGTTCTCGAAACCGCAGTGGTTTTCGGAAAAGAAGCTCTGGCTCTATCTTGCCGTATTCATGATTCTGGCGGCGGTCATCAAACTTTTCACGGGGCTTGAAATCCTGTATTTCTCCATGGCTGTTTTCGCGTTTGCTGCTCCGTTCATCCTGTACAGGCTCTCCATGGGAAACCGTGCTCAATGGATGGTCGTGCTGCTCGGTCTTATCTTTTGCGGATCACTCTATATCATCGGATTTTCCGTCTATCCGACCGTCATGGTCCGCGCCGGGAAAAGCCCGATCATCAACGAGGGCAATCCCGACAACTGGGAGCGGTACAAACTCTATATGGCGCGCGAGCAGTACGGCCAGGAAAACATGTATATCGGCATATTTACCCGTAATGCAAGCTTCAAATACCAGTTCGGCTACATGTATCTGCGTTATCTCATACAGCAGTTCCCCAAATGGGGCCCGACCATCAGTGTTACCTTCGACAACAACCGGTCGGCGGATTATCCGGAACAGGATGTTACCATCCGTGATGAAGTCTCGATTTCGGTGCTTCTTCTTTCGCTTTTGATATATGGCATCTATACACACGCCCGTGAGGACTGGAAGCGGTTTTCCGCATTCCTGATCTTTTTCATCGTATCATCGGTCGGTCTTGCCCTCTATCTCAACATGAAAAATCCTCAGGTGCGCGAGCGTGCCTACTTTTTCCTCGGATCGTTTTACATCATCTCCTACTGGATCGGCTTCGGAATATACGGCGTCATCACGGACATACAGGCATGGTTCCAGGAAAAAAACAGCGCTCGTCTGATCGCTCCGGTTACCGTGGCTCTCTTTATCCTGTTTGCAACGATCGTACCGGTCTCGATCGCTTCCAATCATATCGATCCGAAATATACCAACTGGCAGGCGCATGACCGTACGGAAGACTGGGCTCCCTTTGACTATGCCTACAACATACTCATTTCGTGCGACAAGGACGCAATCCTCTTTACAAACGGCGACAACGACACTTTTCCACTCTGGTACCTCCAGGAGGTGAAAGGCTTCCGGAAGGATGTCCGTATCGTCAATCTCAGCCTCCTCAACACAGACTGGTATATTTTACAGAACACGCACGAAAGTGTGTCAATCCCTCAGGAACCGGTTCTTCTCAGCAAGAAGGAACAGGAATATGTGAGGCCGGTGTCGACCGAGCGGAAAACCATCCCTGTTCAATTCAGCGACGATTTCATCGAAAACACTCTCTGCGGTCACGACGATCAGGACCTCGCCCTCCGTGTATGGCCGATCGAGGGAAAAAATGTCGAGGCTGCGGGAATATCGTGGAAGCTTCCGACCTACCATCATGACCAGAATTACGGAATGATCCGTATTCAGGATGTGATGGTCTACAAGATAATCGAATGGGTAAACTGGACACGGCCTATCTTTTTTGCGGTGACTGTGGCCCAGGAAAACAAGATCGGGCTCGATGATTACCTTGCCATGGAAGGAATGGTATCGCGGCTCGTAAAGAATTCAGTCGCTCCCGGCTATCCCAATGTGGACGTTCCCGTGCTTGACAATAATGTATTCAACGTGTATAAATACCGGTCACTTACCGATGATTCCGTATACAAACCGCCCAACACGCTCAAGCTCGTTACCAATTACTTTATCGGATTTGCCCAGCTCTGCGAGCGGTATGTATCGATGGGCGACAAAGAAAACGCCACCCGGGCCGCGCGGGGAGCCATTGAAAGAACGCTCCATGATCTTTCAAAAAGGGTGATTCTGTACAAAATCATGTGGAACGGGAAAATCACCGATGAATTGAAAGAATTTCTCGATAACGAGATCAGGAATCCCGACTTTATCGAAGGCCGCGAGGGTCTTCTTGATGAGCGTCTGCAGGTGGCCGGTCTCCTCGATACCCTCGGAGAGCATGACAAAGCCAGCACTGTGGTCAGAAACGAAACCGCCCGGCTCAATCTGAAGAATACATCGGACAAGATCGAATTCGGAACGCGTCTTTTCCAGAATTCACTCGACAGCGCGGCTATCGAATACTTCAAGGAAATCATCGCCGATGATTCGACCAGTGTCGAGGCATGGAAAGTTTATGCCTCGCTGCTGTATTCAACCGGGCAGCTCGGAGAGGCTATCAACGCGCTTGGTCATCTGGGAAAACTGACTCCCGGAGACAAATCCGTACAGGAAAGCATTAAAATCCTGTCCGAACAGGAGCGCAGGAAGTCGCTCCCCGATTCTCAAACCATGAGGCAAACGCCCCGGTGAACTCTGGAAAAATAAATTCGCTGGCGGCATTGGTCATTTTCATGGTGACATTGGTCATATACCTTCTGACCGTGGCGCCGACAGTATCATTCTGGGACAGCGCCGAATTCATCTCCTGCGCCGTCACCATGGGCATCCCTCATCCGCCCGGATCGCCGCTCCTTTCGCTCGCCGGCCGTGTCATGTCCATCATCCCGTTCTACGACTTCAGGGGCGGGGGCTTCGACAGCGTGGCTTACAGGCTCAACCTCATGGGAGCTTTTTCGGCGGCTTTCACCGTCATGCTCTTCTATCTCGTCATGGTAAGGCTCATCACGAGAATTTCGGCCTTCAGGGGGAGCGCAATCCATGACGGCATTATCATATTCAGCGCATCGGTTGCGGCATTCCTCGCGGCGTTCTCCAATCAGTTCTGGGAAAACGCCCTCGAAACCGAAACCTACATGCCAAGTCTCCTCCTTTCCCTGCTGGCTGTCTGGCTTACACTCAGGTGGGCCGGGGAAAAGGAAAATCCACGGTCGTTCCGGTATCTTTTCTGCGCGGCATATCTCATCGGCCTCGGCAACGGCATTCATCTCTATGTTCTGCTCATCGCTCCGGTCGTTGTCCTGATCGTGCTGACGGAGAAACCTCAGTGGTTCTCGGACCTGCGGCTCTGGGTCGCGCTGGCGGTATTCCTCACAGTCATCGGCGCAACGAGGCTTGCCGGGGGACGGCTCTATCTGTATATCGCCATGGGCCTGTTCTCCCTTGCCGGCCCGTACATCATCGTGCGGTTTTCACGTTCGGCAGTACACCAGTGGACACGGACATTTCTCGGGCTTGTGCTCTGTCTCTCGCTCTACGGAATCGGGTACTCCGTCTATCCCACAGTGGTCGTCCGCGCCTCGAAGCATCCGGCCATCAACGAAGGCAATCCCGATACATGGAAACGGTATACGGAATATCTCGACCGCGAGCAGTACGGCCAGGGAAACATGTACACCGGGATGTTCACCCGGAACGCCGGTCCCGGATACCAGTTCGGTTTCATGTATCTCCGTTATCTCCTCGAACAGTTCCCAAAATGGGGTCCCGTGGCGACCGTGACGTTCACCAACGACCTGTCAATGGATTATCCCGACATGAAAGCCGATATCCGTGACGAGGTGTTTATTCCGATAGGTCTTTGGATTCTCGTGTTCGCCGGAATCTTCATTCATGCCCGCCATGACGTGAAACGGTTCGTTCCC is a window from the bacterium genome containing:
- the trxB gene encoding thioredoxin-disulfide reductase — encoded protein: METMFDTVIIGAGAAGLTAGIYTSRANMKSILLEKFVPGGQTALTAFVENFPGFPDGVSGFDLMENMRKQAVNFGLEVKTAEVKFINSKDDYFCIGTTVCELNTRTIIVCTGVRPRKLNVPGERELFGKGVSTCATCDGAFYRDMEVAVIGGGDSALDEGLYLTRFASKVHIIHRRDKFRAIPTYVMKAREHPKVVFHTDTVVTSINGAQSVESLSLRNVKTGVESTLPAAGVFLYIGLLPNTEMFRGLLDLDEGGFIRVDFNLQTSVPGIFAAGDVRVTPLRQIVTAASDGAVAAMASGKYLEHLE
- the trxA gene encoding thioredoxin, with translation MAKPMEVTADIFDQTVLKNPLPVIVDFWAVWCPPCKLIAPFLEEIAGEYEGRAVVCKVDVDKNQQLAQQYGIRSIPTLLFFKGGEIKNQVVGALPKNQLASHLDALL
- a CDS encoding DUF2723 domain-containing protein, whose translation is MTAGTINKIIAACLLIIMLGVYIMTVAPTLSFWDCGEFITCSFIMGIPHPPGSPLLSLIGRVFSLIPFYDFRGEGLEEIAFRVNMIDVILGALTVMLTYLIMVRLIHKFRPPNGRRLDDAVTMFTAVITAFLVAFSDEFWSNAIETETYMPSLFMSMLAVWLTLRWDERKEDPKAVRYLFLASYLIGIGNGVHLTVLLIAPTVFLLVLFSKPQWFSEKKLWLYLAVFMILAAVIKLFTGLEILYFSMAVFAFAAPFILYRLSMGNRAQWMVVLLGLIFCGSLYIIGFSVYPTVMVRAGKSPIINEGNPDNWERYKLYMAREQYGQENMYIGIFTRNASFKYQFGYMYLRYLIQQFPKWGPTISVTFDNNRSADYPEQDVTIRDEVSISVLLLSLLIYGIYTHAREDWKRFSAFLIFFIVSSVGLALYLNMKNPQVRERAYFFLGSFYIISYWIGFGIYGVITDIQAWFQEKNSARLIAPVTVALFILFATIVPVSIASNHIDPKYTNWQAHDRTEDWAPFDYAYNILISCDKDAILFTNGDNDTFPLWYLQEVKGFRKDVRIVNLSLLNTDWYILQNTHESVSIPQEPVLLSKKEQEYVRPVSTERKTIPVQFSDDFIENTLCGHDDQDLALRVWPIEGKNVEAAGISWKLPTYHHDQNYGMIRIQDVMVYKIIEWVNWTRPIFFAVTVAQENKIGLDDYLAMEGMVSRLVKNSVAPGYPNVDVPVLDNNVFNVYKYRSLTDDSVYKPPNTLKLVTNYFIGFAQLCERYVSMGDKENATRAARGAIERTLHDLSKRVILYKIMWNGKITDELKEFLDNEIRNPDFIEGREGLLDERLQVAGLLDTLGEHDKASTVVRNETARLNLKNTSDKIEFGTRLFQNSLDSAAIEYFKEIIADDSTSVEAWKVYASLLYSTGQLGEAINALGHLGKLTPGDKSVQESIKILSEQERRKSLPDSQTMRQTPR
- the holA gene encoding DNA polymerase III subunit delta codes for the protein MKLDNFAQIRVILLSGEEFQRSERLSEILEATVDPATRDFNLDTVYPDQFTNNRSDPGKITVEGLSALIQTFPMMAERRVVVVRDFDQLHKEIQKKACEIIKNTPETTLVIVEGEKASLSPKPPKDFFLGESFKRIYENQLPSWIRQRFTRRGRKVTDDAIALIVNNVGDGLRELDGEIEKITIAAGESVMINGGAVELVVGELKRHTVYTLSNAVGLGDFSETLRILTSLMETEKNRETFYLGALMSHIMKIALFNGLVRSGAPTNEAMKTVTDSPFLWKLNKMDAQARNFGQREVRRALSVLGRTESLLKKSGIDNRLLMELMIPFVMPKAEKTIIT